Proteins co-encoded in one Methanomassiliicoccales archaeon genomic window:
- a CDS encoding 4Fe-4S dicluster domain-containing protein, which yields MKASQAGTQDLDRVLSEGSIWRCQQCGLCSGICPSERAGGIRPIGILTRAHQGSLDLREERSLWLCAMCNSCTERCQMGVDPAETIALLRGESANLGNIPKHFSEEAKLFIRSGLSFPNTGMTKKLRKDLGLDELTVPTETMEQLAMLLRKTRLGGLRLE from the coding sequence ATGAAAGCCTCCCAGGCCGGCACTCAGGATCTTGACCGCGTCCTTTCCGAAGGGTCGATCTGGAGATGCCAGCAATGCGGGCTATGCTCGGGGATATGTCCCTCGGAGCGTGCCGGAGGGATCCGCCCGATCGGGATCCTGACCAGAGCTCACCAGGGATCGTTGGACCTGCGCGAGGAACGCTCCCTCTGGCTCTGCGCGATGTGCAACTCCTGCACAGAGAGGTGTCAGATGGGTGTCGATCCGGCCGAGACCATTGCGCTTCTGAGGGGCGAGTCCGCAAACCTCGGGAACATCCCGAAACATTTCTCCGAGGAAGCGAAGCTGTTCATCCGTTCCGGACTGTCGTTCCCAAACACTGGAATGACCAAGAAATTGAGAAAGGACCTGGGATTGGATGAGCTCACCGTCCCGACAGAGACCATGGAACAGCTGGCCATGCTCTTGAGGAAAACCCGTTTGGGAGGTCTCAGGCTTGAATAG
- a CDS encoding TM2 domain-containing protein gives MVCPNCGKTVTDDSMQFCPSCGFSFTQQPNQQYQPSQYGPQPYGQPGYPRKSGAIAVILSFFFAGLGQLYVGKIKRGIAFIVTFVILSVFSSVLTLNIDYNDINAVRGLLADGTFIIVILVSLGFWAYNIYDAYRQARKYNDASMRNDLARFLKGF, from the coding sequence ATGGTTTGCCCCAATTGCGGTAAGACCGTAACGGACGATTCGATGCAGTTCTGCCCTTCCTGCGGATTTTCCTTTACCCAGCAGCCGAACCAGCAATACCAACCGAGCCAGTACGGCCCTCAGCCTTACGGTCAGCCAGGCTACCCCCGGAAGAGCGGCGCCATAGCCGTTATCCTGTCCTTCTTCTTCGCCGGACTTGGCCAACTATACGTCGGCAAGATAAAGCGGGGCATCGCGTTCATCGTGACGTTCGTCATCCTCTCGGTATTCTCCAGCGTGCTCACCCTGAACATTGACTACAATGACATCAATGCCGTCAGGGGACTTCTCGCCGATGGAACGTTCATCATAGTCATCCTGGTCAGCCTGGGATTCTGGGCCTACAACATTTACGACGCCTACCGCCAGGCCCGAAAATACAACGACGCCAGCATGCGCAACGATCTGGCCCGGTTCCTGAAGGGCTTCTGA
- a CDS encoding (Fe-S)-binding protein translates to MRTGSCSAGYRRPRGPCSLPLRRSSPPRQESWARWGGIDLDLVDSARRNNTSECVECGKCSYACPAAHRDNRFSPRRVMEDFVSGKELDHWEIWSCMTCGACSEVCTSGVTFHEFIRDVRADNNSRFPPIQSHNGILREIRRTEAEGRTKGHRADWVTPDLELDPNSDTVLFIGCTPLFDQLFNAFAKGMLEMPRSAVRLLNAMGIRPMLLDEELCCGHDSYWLGEEETFTKLARLNAESLKRSEAKRVVTFCPECHHTLKDIYPRVVPGFDMDVVNLSELLAKAVEEGRLELSSSEDRFTYHDPCKLVRFAGLLEEPRVVVNACGELREMPRSGASSACCGNPCWANCDDDTKRWQVERLKEARDTGAETLVTACPKCFVHLSCAQKDYGSHKDRERIPLMDLHVLAASRLRNSDKKT, encoded by the coding sequence ATCCGCACCGGCTCCTGCTCCGCTGGGTATCGGCGTCCGAGGGGGCCCTGTTCGCTTCCACTGCGGCGGAGTTCACCGCCACGACAAGAGAGCTGGGCCCGATGGGGAGGGATTGACCTGGACCTGGTCGATTCCGCTCGGAGGAACAACACCTCCGAATGCGTGGAATGCGGCAAGTGCTCGTACGCCTGTCCGGCCGCCCACCGCGACAACCGGTTCTCACCGCGTCGGGTGATGGAGGATTTCGTATCCGGTAAAGAACTGGATCACTGGGAGATATGGTCGTGCATGACCTGCGGGGCATGTTCGGAGGTGTGCACCTCGGGGGTCACCTTCCACGAGTTCATCCGGGACGTCAGGGCCGACAATAATTCCAGATTCCCTCCGATCCAATCGCATAACGGCATCCTACGGGAAATAAGGAGGACCGAGGCGGAGGGAAGGACGAAAGGCCACCGGGCCGATTGGGTGACACCGGACCTAGAGCTGGACCCAAACTCCGATACTGTTCTATTCATCGGATGCACACCTCTCTTCGATCAGCTGTTCAACGCTTTCGCCAAGGGCATGCTGGAGATGCCCCGCTCAGCCGTCAGATTGCTCAACGCGATGGGGATCAGGCCCATGCTGCTCGACGAGGAGCTCTGCTGCGGCCACGATTCCTACTGGTTAGGAGAGGAGGAGACCTTCACCAAACTGGCAAGGCTCAATGCGGAGAGCCTGAAAAGATCCGAGGCCAAGCGTGTGGTGACGTTCTGCCCGGAATGCCACCATACCTTGAAGGATATCTATCCGCGGGTGGTGCCCGGTTTCGATATGGATGTCGTCAACCTCTCGGAACTGTTAGCGAAGGCGGTCGAAGAGGGACGCTTGGAATTATCCTCGAGCGAAGACCGGTTCACGTACCATGACCCATGCAAGTTGGTCCGTTTTGCGGGACTCCTGGAGGAGCCGAGGGTGGTGGTCAATGCCTGCGGAGAACTGAGGGAGATGCCCCGTTCCGGTGCATCCTCCGCCTGCTGCGGGAATCCCTGCTGGGCCAACTGTGACGATGACACCAAGAGATGGCAGGTGGAACGCCTGAAGGAGGCGAGGGATACCGGTGCGGAAACCTTGGTCACCGCCTGTCCCAAATGCTTCGTCCACCTCTCATGCGCCCAGAAGGATTATGGCTCCCACAAGGACCGAGAACGGATCCCGCTCATGGACCTGCATGTGCTGGCCGCCTCCAGGTTGAGGAACAGTGACAAGAAGACCTGA
- a CDS encoding hydrogenase iron-sulfur subunit: MDSPSVVPVIRQVPGAGSNAPSTGELEVFEPAIVAFCCNWCAYAGADLAGVSRIQYPSNIRVVRVMCSGRVDPGMIMRCFEKGADGVMVLGCHIGDCHYIAGNRKAEVKVKECKRLLELMGIDPHRLLLRWVSASEGALFASTAAEFTATTRELGPMGRD; this comes from the coding sequence ATGGATTCACCTTCAGTCGTTCCGGTCATCCGCCAAGTCCCTGGAGCGGGGAGCAACGCCCCGTCCACCGGTGAGCTTGAGGTCTTTGAACCGGCGATCGTGGCCTTCTGCTGCAACTGGTGCGCCTACGCCGGCGCCGACCTCGCCGGGGTAAGCCGGATCCAGTATCCAAGCAACATCCGGGTGGTCCGGGTCATGTGCTCTGGCCGGGTGGACCCGGGAATGATCATGCGATGTTTCGAAAAAGGAGCGGACGGGGTGATGGTCCTAGGATGCCATATCGGCGATTGCCATTACATCGCCGGAAACCGCAAGGCGGAAGTGAAGGTTAAGGAGTGCAAGCGGCTCCTGGAACTTATGGGTATAGATCCGCACCGGCTCCTGCTCCGCTGGGTATCGGCGTCCGAGGGGGCCCTGTTCGCTTCCACTGCGGCGGAGTTCACCGCCACGACAAGAGAGCTGGGCCCGATGGGGAGGGATTGA